gagactagCTTGATTCTTGGATCTAGAGCTGGctgactcaggaaaaaaaaaatctttgcttgcAAGTGCAAATTTGAACTGTTCTTGCTGAGACAAGGGAAACATGGAAACCTGGGTGCTGTTTTTAAAGAATCATTTTTCAGCGTAGAACTGTACTTTTATGGTGAGAGGCCTAACTCTATCTGAGATCTACTCTTCCAGCCTGGTGGGTATCTATCTGCTCAGTGGTGACTGAGTCTTTGCTGTGGTGGTCACTAGGGTATACAACTCTCTATAGCTTGATACTTACTGTAGTCATCTactagtgagacaaggtgggtgaggtaatatattttattggaccaacttctgttggtgagagagacaagcttttgagcttacacagagctctgcttaaGGAGAAGAAgagctctcaccaacagaaattggtccaataaaagacattacctcacccacctggtctctctaatatcctgggaccaacatggctccaAGAACACTGCATACATTCATCTAcggtattatttatttaaattttttttttaatcttatagaCAAATGGTAATACTTTTTTCAATTAATTCAAATAACATCCTGAACATGACCTGAATATGCTAGTAGCCTTCAAAATCAAACATAGACTTAAAACAAAATAGTTGAAAATAATTTTGTCTCTGAAAACCTCATCCAGCTCCCATTAATGCAATGGAAAGTTTCTGCCATAGCCTGTGTATTGGGCTCTGTTATTTCCCTGCTCTTGCTAATACCTGAAGCAGTGTAGCGAATGCAGCGCTGTGCTGGAAGTGTGAATGGTGCCATTGAATGCCTCATGGGGAACACTGAACTCTATGCTCTGGTCTTGGCAAATGTATGTCTAGAAGGATGCTTACTGTTTActattaaaatgtatgtatttgcTATGTTAAGGCTGCCGTTGTACTTTGTTAAATTAGTTtagattttaaacagattttttaaaaaaacattaattcaCTTTTAAATTGCAGTTcacctatttaaaacaaaagttttattTGAATTGTCTCtgtcaaaaataattttcttttttctgctttACTTATTGCAGCTATTGGAAGACTGTGTGAAAAATGTAAGTATAACATCTGCTTGTGGTGTTTTTGTGAGAGCATTGTTGTGTGGTTAGAGTACACAGCTGGGATTTAGCCTGGATTTTgtttccagctgtgccactgattttttgtgtgtgtaagcttggacaaatcactctttgaaatgggaaaacccacatgggtgttgtgaggttAAGTTGATGAATAtgtggaaagcactttgagaggcTTACGTGGAAGATGCCATACAAGCACAAAGCATTACGGTATGTGTCATGGAAAAGTACAGGGAGAGGGTCCTATCTGTGGATAAAAAAACAGGTTTGTGGCCAGAGTTTAAGGAATTGGGGTTGTACTGATCAGTTCATGATGATCCACTTGTATTGCAAAAAGATAACttggtaatttaaaaaagaaaaaaatccattttccaaaAATGCCTGTTACATAGTTTGATAAAGGCTCAAGTCATAATTCTGAGTGTGGGAAATACACAGCAAAAATTATCTGAAGCTAGGACATGTGAAGAGACACAGAACTAAATACATTCTTCTCCTACTATAAAAGAGGAGACTTGGGAGAATGAGAGGGTATGATCGGTCCTTTCATGGGCACAGTATAAATGAAATAAGGGTGTTAGCCTGTGTCTCAGAAAATAGTGGGAAAAGGAGCAAAGGAGGGAGAaatttagggcatggctacacttgcaagttagagcgcattaaagcagccccgggcaccctaactcctgacgtatccacactggcaaggcacttagagcgcctggactctgcagctggagcactcctggtaatccatctccatgagaagcataaagcttgctgcgccCTGGCTGAAATGCTGACATGAtgcattactgcactgtgattggcctccggaaatgtcTCATAAtctcctgaagtcaagtggccgctcttctcattgttttgaacttggctgcagACATGCAGATAgtccctttcaaagctccattactgacagccagcatgcttatctgctctgggacaaagcaaaccattactgaggagtgtgagtgtgtgtgtgtgtgtgtgtgtgtgagaggcggggggagagggaggtcagCTGCtctctgaacttacaagacagcatgctgacacactctctgccccctaaaacactctgtctctccccccacatacacacaacacactccctgtcacacaccaccacccccaatTTGAAGCACATTGCAGCCATTTGCACACTGGTATAGatccacaatgcactgctctttgtggcgttgtaagagctgctaatgtggccatgcccgtgtgcttgcagctgacagtgtaaacacatggcagcgttttccctgctgcggtctccaaAGGCTGATTTAATTCCCAACACTCTACATCTGcaaagtgtagccaagcccttagtctgACCTTAGGGAAGCGTTTTACGAGTATATGGTCAGTGGAATAGATTCCACAGGAAGTAGTTGAAGCCTCATCACTATGGAGATAAGAATCCTTAGTGGCGGTAGGGATTAGATGACTCAAGGGGACTGGTAATAGGATATGAACCTTTCAGCTCTTGGTCATTAATTTGGATATAGTCCAGGACACTACAGACTGTCACTGGCATTGATGACTATATGGCATCTGTGAAATGAATTGTTAGGTTTCATTCAATTCTTTGTGAGGTTTCCACATCACAGAAATTGTTGTGGCTGTCTACACAAATTCGCCCTCTTTTTGGCCCTCTCAGAAGTCAAGGATCATGAAGACTGAACCTCCCTTTTCATCCTTTGGAGGTAGTACTCTAGTCTCATGTTTATGTGGTGGTGTgggagaagcttgcactgctgctgcccatgttcTACCTCTCCTGTAGTTAAAAGACTGTCTGGTGCTGTCAGTTCAGCAAATTCTCACAAGTGCTAAATTTCGTCAGAAAGTTTAACGACACAGCGGTGGGATGATGTAATGAAGAGTTTTGTAAAATGCTGGCTGAGCAGAGTGCTGGCCCTCCTCTCTGATTCTGATTGCAAAGCAAAAAGACTCGAAAATGAAGTTTTGCAAGATACTGGCTCTTCTACTTGCTCATTCACTTCAGAGAAGTAAAATGGCTTTCATGTGTCAGCGAGAAGGAATTTCCTAGCTCAGTCCCACTATTTTAGAGTGTGTGGGGGACTTGTTTGGATAGGGAGCTATCCCCTCTCGGTGGGAATGGTGGAGAAGGAAACTCTTTAGCTAAGGACTGTGCTCTATTTGTAGGTGATGGTAAATGCGTGATCTGTGACTCATATGTGCGACCCTGCACACTTGTGCGCATATGTGACGAGTGTAACTATGGGTCGTACCAAGGCCGCTGTGTGATCTGCGGAGGTCCAGGAGTCTCTGATGCCTATTACTGCAAAGAGTGCACCATCCAGGAGAAAGATGTAAGTTGGATGCAGTGCCTCAAGATTGTCTTTCTGTCTCTTGTTGAACagatgttgtttttatttaacagTCATGCTTATCTTTAAAGGCAGCTGTGGTCTTGTGGAATGAGCATGGAGCTGCGACTTGGGACACCTGAGCTCTAGTACCAACTCTGCCACTAGCTTGCTATGTTACCACGaggaagtcacttcacctctcttcctctcttttaTGCATCTGGGGATAGTGGtgcttacccacctttgtaaaatgctctgaGATCTACAAATAAGCCCTGTGATATTTCTCTCGTGCCTTTCATCCCACAGGACTGAAAAATAGTTTACAAACTGCATGTATGTGATTCACTTCATCCATACATTGCCTGTAGCATTACCACTTAAGATGTTATCTTACTAGGTCTCACAAGCTAAGCTTTATCAGGGTCAGGTCACTAGCTTAGAAATTCTCAAATGCTGCAAAAAGCATGTGACTACTCCAGTCAACACTGAATCAATGGCCCTGTGTATGTGTGGTGCTGTAGGACATCCAGTACTGCTGGTGTTTTCCTCTGGGttagacaaaaaacaaaagtcaTGGGCCACTTGTAGCCATCAAAATCCCGTGGGGGGGTTCATAAGAATATGGGTTATGGCTCTGGTGTCCTGACCAAATTCCAACTCCGGTAATTGCACTCTACAGACCTAAAACTCCTTTTCCCATTTTATTTGGATATTAATTTTTTACTGCTGTGGGGTGTTATGTACTGTTGGTAAACGTATTCCAACCTAGAAGTGGCCTCTTTCTAGTGGTCCTGTTCCCTTATGTTTCTGTAGCAGGGTCCCATAGTGCTTAATGACAGTGGTGTGAGAATGATCTCTGCACACAGGAACACAGCCACCTTTGAGGTGAAACATAGCAGTATAACCATGTACAGCAACACTACATGCAGTTAGCGCAGGATGTGAATGAATGAAATGAAACAGCAGGTGGAACTTAGAGACAGAATGCAGTGATTAAAGGTGGACACCCATTTCCTGTGGAAAAGTGTcttgcgggtttttttttttaaatgaacacgaATGATCAGGACCACAGTACTGCTTCTGCAGATAGAGCTCTGTGTCTGAAGCTTTAACACTCCCTTAGTTTAGTCAAATGAGTTAATCTTACTTTCCCAAATGCTCTACATTCAGCCCCAGACAGAGTCAAGAGGAAGGTACTTCCATTAGAATGTGAAGCAAGAAAGCAAAAAATGGATGAGATGGGCTGGAGGGAACATCCTTCATGTAAAGGGGAAAGGTGCCTGGTTCCTGTTTTGTGGGGGGCGCTGGTTCCACACATGCCCCATTTGGGGCTACAGGCCAGGGTCATGCCATGTCATCCTGGCAAGCTGTGGGTTTCAGGGAGGGTTTCTTTCTTGGGGATAGAAGTATGAGCATGTGCCAAATccttttgggggggtggaggaatGAACAGACACCTGTAATGAAGCTGACAGGTTTATCACAGATGCCCTAAATTGTGGGAGGGAAGGTTTGGAAGGGCCCCACCTTGGAAGTTCAAAGTGAAACCACAAGACAAGAGCTAGAGGCTGGTTGGTGTAGGCATATATGTGGGTgtggtgggaagggagaggagagaatgatttaattttttcccctcttctatcTCTGCTCTCCTGCCCATCCCACCTCTTCTTTCCTCCCCCATAACAGCAAGTTTTGGTGCCGCAGCTTGGGTGCGGTCTCGGCAGTGGATGACATCTGCCCAAAGGCTTTCTCGTCTAATCCACTCAGGATTACGCAACAACCAGGAACACGTGTGCCAATGCCCACTGggcccctcagcacagcacagatgccaactccagcagcagcattttgcCCTCAAGAGGCGCACAGATGCCAGGCTGAGTGACCCATGGGCAAACGTTCTCTGGCGTGCACATGCACATGTCCCATTATCAGGGAGGGTTTTGGCTCATGTTCtgatttgtatttaaatttttcCATCTCCCATAACTCACAGCTGCACCCTTGATTTATTCTCCCTAACTTGCTCCACTTACGTCTGGCTTTCCCTCCAGCTGGTAGGACTGGGATATGGAGGCCTCCCCACATACGCTTGCTATGAGTACCCTTGTACCTGCAAAATGGGCATGTGACCTTTACAGTGAATCAAGTTCTATTCTGATGTGTCTAAAGTGTGGTGAATCTGGGAGTTGCTTTGGCTGCAGGAACTGAGGGCACAAGGAATATGTGTTGACACCTAATGGAAGTAGGTTCCTCTTAACTCAGGGTGGGGAAAGTTGTTCCCCTTGCCCTCATAAGTCATGTCATAAATCAGCTTAGAAGGATCTAGACTCGGGGCACTATACATCTCTTTCATTAAAGTGATTATGTTATTCAAACTGTTCTCCATGCTCCCCTGAGGAAGAGAATGCCCTAGTTAGTGTTAGCAaggcttccctcctcccctccactttCTCAGTTTTGATGGCTGGAGCCAATGGAGTAGAAGGGAAGTGTGCCTGCACGGGTGTTTCCAGGAGGTGTTTTTTGGGGTGGAAGATAGTGGTCACTCTTCATGCCCCACTCGAGCCTGTTCTGCTCTAACCATGTCCTTTTCTCTCTGCATGTTTCCAGAGGGATGGCTGCCCTAAGATAGTCAATCTGGGCAGTTCCAAGACAGATCTCTTTTACGAGCGCAAGAAGTACGGCTTCAAGAAGAGGTGATTGGCCCTTGGTGCTGCTGTACCTGCTGCAGGGTTGGGGAAAGGGTCTTAAAACATCTCTGGACTTCACTGTTATTGAGAACCAATTAATCTTCTCTAAAATGTTACAAATTAAActatgtgtgggggtgggggaagaaacaaaatCAACTGGGGATTAGAACCTGATAATAGCTGAGAACTGCAGATGGCGAAAGCAGGCTACTGACTCTTGCCATCTCTCAAGCGTGGCTACTGTCTGCCATACGGCTCTGCAAAATGCCTGGTGGGCAAGTACTTACATTCTAAGGGGATCTGCTCTCCTATCAAGGTGTTGCACTGTTTTTACACGTCTTGCCCACTTTTGGAATCGGGGGGTCACCTGCAGTGCTCTCCTTTCCATGCTCTCCCTTTCAGTTGATAAGAAGTCTTCTCCCCTGGCCACACCCCCAAAGTCTGAGGAATGAGTTCAAATTGCCGACCCACCGAAAATCTCTATGTATTGTTATACAGGGAGACTAGCATGCTCATGACTGATGCCCTTTTCATATGAGCACAACAATTACATGTCCCTATGTTTTCTTCAACCGTTTAACCGAAGGCCCTTTCTGTAACTACCTCTGCAAAATGTAAAccaataaagttttttttttttctttttctaacaaGGATTTCTCTCTAGTTCATCCCACCCATCGTCCTCCCAGAGTTTCCTTTTATAAGGTGATTGGGACACTAAGAACTTGAGTTGCCAAACTAGAAATTAACAATGAGCCATCTGTTCTCTGATAATGGCCAGTCATGGCTATGCTGACCTCTCTGTGAGATGCTTTGGGGAAGGACCGCTGTTTGCTTTCTCACCCCAGCCATTGATAATTTTTTGTCCTGAAGCAGGAGGTTGGCTCGCTTTGTGTAACCCTTGCCTTTGCTAATGTGTCTGGATGTTGTTTCACCATGCAAACATCCAATCCCTTTCTAAAACCTCCTGAGCTGCTTGACTCTATCCTGCTGCAGGAAGTTAGAACCTTCTGTGCTGTAGCTGGAAACCAGCTATTATATTCCAGACTAATAGCCATATACTGAAAACTAGAGCCTGCTTGTTTGCTGAATACCACCAGAGGCTGTGGACTGCTCAGCACAGATCTGGGGAAGGAGATACAGCTCATGTAGAGGTTGTACacaccttccccttccctcctgacCAGGAGTTTGCAATCATGTTAACTTCTAAGGAGCTGCTTTGGTGAgcaggaggggcagagagaaACTAAGCTGGATTTGGGGTACAGTAGAATTTCCCACTTGTGGTCTAGGGTCCCAACAAAGATGTAGTTTGGGATGCAGAGTGTTCACATCTGAGCCTGTTGGCACAGCTAGCAGTACCATCCAGGCAGGGATCGCTATAGAGAGACAAGGAAtttcccttccttttcccccATACAGCTGTGCTTGCTGTTGCCTCAGCACTCCCAGTCTCGCTACTGCTGTAGGGAATCAAGGGCTTATAGTTTAAGATCAGAACTTTGATTACTGGGTATGTAGCTCCATGTTCTGGCAGCTGTGAAAGAGTTAACTGCCTTATCTAGTGGTTCTCATCCATTGGTCGAGTGGAGGGAGAGGGTTGCTTTTCTccttggccttgtctacacaggcaaCTTAGGAGAAGCCTTCTACTGCCACTAGTGTGTGTAGCCTAGGTCAGTGGCAGTGCCAGACCGCAAGGATGGGAGATTGCCCTAAAACTGCTAGTGTAGATGAGGCCCTCCCTTGTGAAGCAGAGCAAGAGATACAGAAGGGTAGCACTGCAGTGAAGATTCAGTCTTTCTTACGTGATTACTTGTCTTGTGTTCATTAGTTTCTAATCCCCCAGACAGGGACCCTAGAAAAGACAGGCTCTCTGAAACAGATTCTATGCGATGAGAACTGTGAGGTTAATTGcagggtcttttaaaaaaaaaaaattaaaactcattGAAATGAGTAGAAAGTGCTTGCCTTGACAGCTGTGAAGATCAAAGTCCTTTCTTTAAGCCCAGAACCGGTTCAGCAAGGGCACTGGCAGGACAAGCTTCCCCCACATGCTGCCGTCCTGTTGTGCCgcagccctgccctggaggggCCTCTGGCAGGACTTCAGAAAGTAGTCCAGTCTCAAATGGCCTAattcagaggttcccaaactgatCTGTGGGATGGTTGGTGGGTGTCTGCAAAGAACAGTGTGGTCTTATaatggcactcatcactatagtagTTGAACAACTAGGAGGCACACTGCTAAACTGAATTAAAGGAAGCTAAATATGCATGCCTGGTATTCCTTTTCCACATATGTCATTGCTGTAATTACCACAGGGGTGCTATGCTTCTGTAAATGGAAGAGGAGGTTTCTGCAAGAAAATCCCTGTATTTACAATCTCCACACTAGAAAAAAATGGAGAATTCCTGGCCTATTCAATATTTAGCCTCTCTGCTCACAGTGCTAATGAAGTGTTTATAGTGTTCTGGGACATGGACACATATCCTGAGTCctctttccccactcccccctACATGCACAATGTCACCTCATTTCATATCAGTTACCAAAAAGGGATCATAACTTTTGGTTACAAATAAGCTGGGACAGGGTCATATTGGATGGGTAAATGGCTCTAAAACCCAGCCCTAGTCCCGTGAATCATTTGGTCCACTGCTTGACAGCCCCTCTGAACCTGAAATGTTGCTGCCTTTAAAAATTGGATGTTGGCAAATGTCTAGATTGTATTAGTGTGCTCTCTCTCTGAGTGTTGGCTACAGGGATCAGATTTTAACTATCTGAAATTTTACTTAATAGGAGCAGCCATGTTTTTGTTCTTTATGGTGCTTGGTGGGAACTTTTTGTTGACATGTTCAAATtagcaaatgttttcatttctaaGGCAGGAAAGAATTTCTGATTTCCTTTGGGTTTAGTTAAGTGTCATGTGACTTGAAAGTAAAGAATGTTCCTGGTATGGAAGTGTTAATTATGCCCAATTATACCCTGACTGACCTTCCTTGGCATTAAACAACCTAGCAAAACTAGCTTTGTTCTGGCAACCTGGAGATTCCTTCCCTCTTGTGCATGTGTCTGATTCAATAGTTCTCCTTTGTCGTAATAGCCAAGTAGTCAAGAATGCATAAATGGATCCTTAGGACAGAATtccactctctctttctccctgtgGGTGTATTCACCTCTGGATAATTAAAGGAACATAGTcaagagagaaatattttaagaGTCCTTATGTGCTATTAGTAACATCTTATTAAAACTAAAACAGAATTTCAGAAATGTAATTGGCTTTTTTTTACTAATGATACTGAACCTAGGCTGGTCAGTTTCATTTCCTGATGCTTGGCTGGCAGGATGATTTTGTTTGAAGCAAAGCAATGGAATGTTTAAATTCTTAATGCACTCTTTTAATTGAATTGCtgttaaatgaaaagtaatggagATATTTCTATTCATTATAGGTTTCATAATTTTCCCAATGGCCACCCATTTTCAACCtattctccttccccccccaaaaacaaacaaacaaacaaaccacatatGCTGCACATTTcttttggagggaggggagaagaattagTAGCCATGCCTACTGCAGTGTAGTATCCAACACTAACTGCCACAACAGATTTTCAAGATACACTCTTGACTGAGTTCATTCAGTCGTCTTTGACTGCAGAGATGGTGGCTGGAGGGAGAGGGTTGTGaggaaaagggggtgaagagtAAAGGATCCATAGAAAGATCCTGGGGAACACAGAGTATCCTCATGAAAGCAGTGTTGGGGATGAATATTTTTTTGCAATAGCCACTGGGGAGAGCAATTTAACCTGAAAGAATTACAACTGTTTCAAAAGGATTTATAGTCTTTTGTAGTCTGAAGCTCTGAGATGATTCAAAAATAAGTGTAACTCCACAAGTTAAGAGGATCCAATAATGAGGTTACATATTAATCTACTATGCTACCTTTTCTGGGGGATTCTTTAGGatgaaaggaaaatggaaacagaTTAATTGGGCCAGACCTTTGGCCAATCTAGTCAATTACCTTTTCTCTCCTAATGGTGATGCTGGTGGTTAATTATCTAAAAGACTGGTGcatgctctctttctctctcgctgACTTATCATCCATTTGTGTTCACTCTGAACCCAACTGTCCTGAAGGCAAAGCTTGCAGAAGATGGAAGCAGGCTATTTTCAGTAGCGGTTCACATTTCTGGAGTTTATTCCCCCAAGAAATGTCTCTTACATAGATGCATCTAGAACACTTTGCAAGACACGTTTTTATTCAGAATCCTGGGCagtaaaggtatgtctacatttcaataaaacacccatgactagcctgggtcaattgacttgggctcacaggactCGAGCcccagggctataaaattgcagtgtagacatttgggcttgggctaaaGCCTGGGTTCTCAGACCCTACTCTGCAATTTTATAGTtccatagcctgagccctgcaagctcaAGTCAACTGACCCTGGCCAGCTGTAGgtgttttattgtagtgtagacatacccttaggttgGTAATTGGCTGTATTTTTTCCTGTTctcagtgcttaaagttaagggcCTGCAGGAGCTTATTGTGTATTTGTTCTTGTTATTTGGAATTGATAACAGTTCCCAATTTAAAACATAGAAAGT
The DNA window shown above is from Trachemys scripta elegans isolate TJP31775 chromosome 1, CAS_Tse_1.0, whole genome shotgun sequence and carries:
- the PHF5A gene encoding PHD finger-like domain-containing protein 5A, with amino-acid sequence MAKHHPDLIFCRKQAGVAIGRLCEKCDGKCVICDSYVRPCTLVRICDECNYGSYQGRCVICGGPGVSDAYYCKECTIQEKDRDGCPKIVNLGSSKTDLFYERKKYGFKKR